The following nucleotide sequence is from Cucumis melo cultivar AY chromosome 1, USDA_Cmelo_AY_1.0, whole genome shotgun sequence.
ACGACTCGTGGTGAGCAATACTCGCTTTGGTATTAGATTTCTTTCAAATAATCACGACGTACacattttttatgaaaattgttACTTGTCTATTGACTTAAAAGTTTAAGTCGATAGATGAAGATAAATTTAACTACTATATCAATCTATGTCCCTAAATTTCGAGTTGTATATATCAATTAACAAATTAAACGGCATATGATCTAAACCTTCCATTTTTTGTAAGTAGTATCAATTTACactctcttttaaatttttgtccAACAAAAAATGTTGTACAAAAGTTGTGATTCGAGTCAATTTAATTCTAGAATTTTCATAAGTTAGTCGATTAATCAATTCGTGGATTGATCCTTAAACACGTGTAGACCTTTTTCAAGTAACGATTTTAAGTTAAAACGGATACAATTAGGaagatttaaaatataaaaggaATATAAAAATGGTTGAAAAGTATGAACTGATAAATTTTGGACTTAACCGTTGGAGATTGAAGTTTGAAAGAGAAGGGGAAAAAAAATGTGTAAGTGAAGATTTGATGGTCCTATCAATAATTTGTGATTAAGATGAGTGGGTGGATCTGGACGCACGTGTGCATGCGCGACAAGGCTGGGACACGATGGCCCAATCTGTCACGTGTGGCGGGTGGACAGAGAAAATTACAAAGCGACAGACGAGagatggagagagagagagagagagattttttcttttcaattttcataggaaaataaaaagaaattgtaaCTTTGAATTTGCATGTGGCACCGTGTCGCCCAGTTCTCGTAGCACGCTTCGGTGCCAGAGTTTGGAGTGCATTGCTGAGCCCACCACCTCTATTTTCCACTTTTATTACGTCATcgttctctcttttctttctttctttccttttctttttttttttttcattaaataagATTCTATTATCTATCTCTCTTCTGTATTTTGGTGTATGATTTTGGCGGTGTTTATTAAATTAGAGTAATTAATTGAGGTagttaaatattatattattcttaaattttaatcAAGTTTTTAAGATGTGGGCTCCCTTGCACTATCCTTATCTACCAACCATTTAATTACGTCTACACTAATCAACCTAACCATAGTTTAACATTAATAAATCGATAGTGGTCGATACTTtgatgtttatatatatatatatttgttggtaAATGTTTTATCGAAGATGTGATAATATCGTGAAAATATGGATGTGTTAATAAGAAGGGAGTGTTTGAATTGATCATGATGGAGAAGGATGAAAGTGATTGTGTGGGTATTATGTCAAATGATATTATTCTACACCCTTCGGCTTCCAAGGACACAACTCATTCTCAAAATTCAGTTTGTGACGTGATGGGTAAGATTTATTTATTCaatattattgttgtttagTTTTGGGAATAATAATTTggataaatatttattaaatcaCATCAATCAAAGTTATCACACCATATGTTTAGTTGAAAAAGAAGTAATGCTTTGGTTATATGAAAAATGTAGACAAATCATCACCAAAAACTTACTCAAATTAGTATTAGAATTACGTTCtcaaatttgttatattttgctAGTTTTTATACTTCTTATATATGCTTAATGTATACATGTACCAAGGATGATGAATTGAACAAATATTGAAATTACATACACTAAAATGAATGAAGTAGAGAGAAACAAAAGGAGTATGTAAAGGATAAGGTAGGaataaattaagaaaacaaagaactaatttatttaaaaaagagaatGTGGATAGATAATTGGGGAGAGAGAGAGGTAGGAAAGGAATTAATGAAAGGAGGACAAATATGACAACCAAGAGACACCACAAAGGGAAGGCCCCCCTAGGCAACATCCTTCCAAATAATTTGGCCAAAACAAAAGGGAATTAGAAATCACACAAGgtttttgatttttgatttATGATTTATACACACACCAAATGCACTTGAAGACAGAAGTGACAAGCATTTGGTTTCTATTCAATTGAACAAGTTTCAAgagcataaaaaaaaaaaaagtaaaattaataCCAACAAGTAAAGGTTGGTGGCCCTATTCTGTCTCcctaaattgataaaaattctACGTTGGTTAAAAAATGAGTATTCAAGTGAGAGCTGATAGTGCCTTTAGTAGTGTCCAAATCACGTCAAGATTTTATATCCAACTTATTGGTACTGAGTAATATGTAGTCTAAGAGCTAGCGTGACCTAAGAGCAATTTCAGGTTTGTAATGTGTAAACTACCCTAAGAAAGCTTATGCGTTGAGGTGTAGGTTTTGTTTTTACACGTACACGCACACACATTTATCGAAGAAGCACATCACAATGGCTTTTTCAAGATAGTAATCGATGTGAGTGTCTTTTTTGTTATGAAATTGACAATCAAAGATAATCATAAAAAATGTAAACGGTAGAGAATCGATAATACAAAGACTTATACGCATGATTCATCAACTTTTTGTTAACTACTTCTACGAGCAAAACAAGAGAGAAATACATACAAATTGAACTACTCACTAATATATATTGTACGTTGGTTGAGCCATATTCACTTTATCCGTAATTCAGTATGATGTCATATTCTTCCTAACTATTGTTTAGGATAGATATGATAcgaaaataaaatgaaatttttttggatttgatAAGTGCCAGTGGATTGTGCATGGTCGTTGAGTGACATGCATGGCCAAATATTTAAacatatatgtgtgtgtatatatatatatattctattattgttattattattgatatagatatataatagTGGTGAATGAGAGTTTTGTATCGCCAAACACTTTGGAGATATTTGTGGCGCTGATTTCGCGCATTATGGCCCTATGCAATATTGCCTCATCCatagtttaaaattaaagtAATTTAATCCCTTAATACTTAATTAATTCCCTCAATTAATACCATACCGTACGTACACTAATCATTCCTATGTCAACATGGTTAATTAAAACACAAAATAGtgttatctatatatatattattaataaaattaatgtaCTAAAAAATCGTTTTGAGTGTCTTAAAAATGATCTACCATAAGTCTTGATAAAAAGAGGTTAGATTGAATCCAATATAGATGATATAATTAAGAACTTCTTTGGAGGgaattttaaaatgatttttagtaattttgaaATAGTTAAAAATCGATTGTTTATGTTTAAAATCAAAACGAATACATAAACTTTAAAAATGTCTAATATGTGTGTTTTTATTGTTAAAGAGTGACATTAATTAAAGGTAATGATAATATTATGAATTGAGATAACACCGATGTGATGGAAGAAGATATCTTAACTACATAAATATGATTAGAAATGGATTGATCAATATTAAAAAAGATAGGGTTAATtgaatatattaatttataattaccaaaattaaactatatagaaaaataaaaatatgtataGGGAGGACCCATATAGAACCAATCCTCCAAATCTATATGAAATCCATAagagaaatttatttatttgaagcCTATGAAACTTTTGACTGTAGGCTAATAggctttattttttattttttaaatttcttgggttagaatttttctaaaattaacaaatttttttttttttttgaaaaagaggTTGCTTTATAATCAGCAAATCAAACTAATATGATTTAGTGGCCCTCTTAATTTTCCCACATTGAttccttttattatttattttgtgacagaaaagaaaagaaaagaaaagatatgctaattaattaatgaatttCTTTTTGTTCCTTTCATCAATTATATGCTGTTTTATCCTTTGTTATGTGAGGATTTGAACATTggattttcaaaagaaaaaaagtgggTAAGTAAATGTTATATCATgtctattttaataaaaataatcaaccttacttaaatttcaataaaaagaaTATTCAATACTTAAAATAGGATGAAAATGAGTCGTtgcaaatataatatataattacaaTCAAACTTTAAGATGTCGACATCGACTAAAATATTAACGTCTTAATTTTACATATATTTTTGTCGATAAATTGTCAAATTCGATTAAGaattataaaactaaaaaaaaagtttaaattagtgattttaaaacaaaattaagatttcTATTATTTCTATTATATTTACACCATGTtgcttaattctttttttacgaTAAAATTAAAGTATGGATCTATCTATCGTATCGATATCAAACAATAAAGACGTAAAGATATCAATATGTCCGACGAAAATGGAATCGGAAGAGAGTACAACAACCTTGAACTTTCCTTGTGGGATTAAttaagatatgaaataattgtTTTTGAATTATGAGACAAATGGGGCCTAAAACTAGTTGTTAATGTGAATATAATAGAGGGAAATGGGTTGGGATTggttatatgtatatatatagagaggCCTTTCCCATGTGGTTTTGTACCTCTTCTTTCAAAGGGGTTTTTTAGACTCCCAATAAAGTTAAGTGTTTTCTTTCAATTCCTTCCCtctaacttattttttaaaaacttaattcAAATCACTTCCATCTTTTCTAATTACTTTCTTTTAACTCTCTAACACCTTAAATAGAATAATTATGGAGAAGGAGATCAATCCTGTCTTTATAAATCCAACGTTAGTATACTATATATGCTTTAACTTTTCAagtaaaataatgataataatagttTATGTCGACGTTACATTCGGCCGAATTACAAAGTTTTCTTCTAGGGTTTGTGGTTAAAGACGCCAACAATAATGCTAACTCTTTTAAATAAAGTTGTACAACTTAAACTAAACTATAGAGAGAGGGGAAAGAGATGGGAAGGTACAAATTTTGTTAGGAGATAGGAATGATGTGGAAGTTTGAAAAGGATGTATGTTAGCAATATATATACTTTAGGTGAAAGTGGGTAATTGGAATTGggaatatataaaataaaacaaaactatatCTTTGAAAATAAACTCTTTGATTAGAAGGCAACTAAAATTTGACATCAAAGGGCTTTACAGATCAAAAGGTTGGATCTTGTTGTCCACAACTTTGGAGACCACTGCATATTAAACCATACCTTTTCCCTCctcttttttttactttatttttctatctcaaagatatttatataatcgattaattaaggttaaattaACATTTTGGTAATAAGTTAATGATGAACTAAATAATGATTTATTCCACATTAATTTTATAaggtgtgtatatatatatatataatgggtTAAAATGATGTATGTTTATGTTTGATGTTTGTGTTGTTTGGGAATGGAAAAGAAAGGActgtttggttttttatttgCCGGAAAAGTTGTTCTCTCCGGCAGCAATGATTCGTAATACATGAAGACATTGTTGTCTTAAAGCAAAACATGACCCTACACATTACAATGTCCAAAGGAAaattaaagagagaaaaaaaaaagaagaaaatctcTCATGCATTCTTGTTTATATTGGTAGAAAATCTGCCTTTGCTTTTACCCTTATCTTTCGTATTCTCCCACTTTCTTTACGCCTTATCAAAACCTTAACATAATTTTTACTTCTTttatatctatctatctatatatatatatatattttgtcgTATTCAACTTATTAGTTGTACATCTAATTGTCTTTTCACGTACGTCAACTCAATTATATCTAATACTAATATATACATAAGTCTTATGATTAAAAACGTAATTAGTCTATTTCTTATACAAAATACGTAAAAATTTTAATGCTATTATGCACGGATGGATTTAGTATAGATTTAGGATGTCAAGCTTTTAAACTTTATGTTATTGATTGAAATAATATCAATATTAGCCGTTAGGTAAATAGTAAAACTATCTTTTAGCCTCCTTTGACTTAACAAAATTTCTAGATTAACTCGAATTAGTATTACTCAACAACGAATCTATGGTGTCGATGTGAAGAAAGagtaaataaaattttcaaatctatTTTGGTCtctttgagaaagaaaaaaaagtgaatcGTATCTTTGATCTAACAATGGCGAATAATGGcatttttctcaaaaaaaaaagagagagagagagagagagaaagaaaattacccaaagagagaaaaaatgaaagggAAAATCTTTAGTTATTCTTCATGTAAACCCCCAACACACTAATTCCAAAAGGctattgaaataaaataaaataaaataaaaaactttttaCCAAAACcccaatatttttctttttttggttaattattaattattacaAAATTAATCCATTGGCGATTGCTTGATTCGTATTGAAATGCGTAGTTTCATACACCGGCAGTTCTTCCCGATACCTTTCGATTCCGATCGACGACAAATTATCCAATTCGAACAAATCAGAGCTTGAACAACTCACTGCATCGTCTTCGTCTTCatcttcgtcttcttcctcatcttcatcttcatcttcttctctgtTTATATACACATCATCACCATTGATATTCTTCTTTTCGTAACAATGGTTCATGCTCATCACTTGTTGTTCTTCGGAACCTTCCTTGCCTCTGCAATGGTCGTTTCTCAGAGCGTTTCTTAGAGTTGTTGCTGCCGCCATTAAACCAAGCTCGTCTTGAAGGCTTTTGTGTCCACAAGGTCGAGATTCTTCGTCTAGTATCACGCTCACAGGGCAAAATCTCACCGATCGTTTTGTGCTCCCGCTGTTTATGAGTTTCTCACCGGACGACGGTGTTTTGCTCAGACAAGATCTAGAAAACGACGATGCCGAAGAGCATGTTGATCCTTGAGCGGATTTTGATTTTCTCATACAAGCGTCGTTTTGTTTACTGGAATTTGTGAATTTCTGTTTCTTTGGACTTCCGCCACTGAAGAGCGAGTTCAGAAAGGTCGCCAGACGGCCGCCAGGAGAAATTGGCTGTTTCACTTTCTTCAGATCGCCATAGATTTTTAGGGCTTTAGATTTCGTCTTCACGAAGCTATTTTCATGCTTCGGTTTCTGATTAGGAATTGAAACTTTAATTCCATCTCCATAAGTACCTTCAAATTGAGGCTTCTCCGTTCTAATCGGCCTGGGCCTTTGCATTGTATAAGAAGACGACCTGGTTTCCGATTCAGACGAAGAAAATCCCCCTCCAGAACTCGATTCCGAAGAACTGGAACTGGAATTCATCAATTTATGATTAAAATCACGATCACGAACATTTCTAGCCTTCCGATCGAAATCCGCCATAGAAGTCCGACGAACAACAACCTTCTCACAGACCTTTTTCTCCATCCATTTCTCAATCATACAAGCACGGCGGAAATTCAACCTATCGTCTTGAATTTCATGATGATCaatactactactactactactctGTTTGTTCCTCATAGTCTCTGCAGTGTAGAAAATGAGGTGTTCTTGGCGTTGGACGCCGGTGGTATCGTCAATGGAGCGATAAATAGCGtcaagaagagaagaagaaaaagaaggattcTGTCTCCGGTGACGGGCACCATGTGGATGTTCCGGTAGTTGTTTATCCCAAAGATCCAtgtttgatgaagaagaagaagaagaagaagaagagagtatAGAAGTTATATGATTATGgaggagaaaaagaagtgatgagaggttgaagaagaagaataagaagaagaaacatTAATGGTGAATTTAGGGTTTAATgtgagagagaaaagagaatgaTGAGAAGGGGAAGGCCACGCCTGAAAGGAGAAAGAATGAAAATtaagagaggaaaagaaaaaaaaatgatttgaaagagacagagagagagagTCAGTGAAGTAATGGTTGAGAAGCACTTATAAGGGGGCGACGCCCATTCACCGCTTGCACGGGAAGCTGGATCAACCACGGTCACAATGATGACGTGGAATTATTTCTTcaccttttcttctttcttcaatatttactttaaattatttttctatctCATACCATTCCTTAAATAAATTACAAtagataacaattttaaaaataataataaaaaatataacaactacttaaaaaatttacaaatgtaATAAAATATATTCATCGTAGacttttataaattttgttatattaataattttttaaaatattaatatatatatttaattattttgaatttaaatacTATATTTACTCACTATCTCATAATTTTatgattatttttaattataacaaaatgaattgaaatatttatgaatataacaaaattttattatcTAACGATTATATATGCTGGTGCTCTGCTCTTACCTAATCGAAGGGCATTACATGTCTTACTAGTGTatgttgttttttctttgttctctaGGTGATATTGGTGTTTCctatccttttttttcttttgctttgtGTCTTGACCTTGGTTTGTGGAGTCTACTTGTTGTTCTCTAATATATATGCCTTTCAAGaaaaatttatatatgtatatgatgTAATGTATCAACACCTATTACTGTTTGCATggataaatataaaaattttgttatatttataaatattttaatgaattttgaaaCAATTTGATAAGagttttttcttatatatataaaatatatttaataacgTGAAATTGAACATTTAACTTCGAAGTTAATAATATTCGTTtttcgaaaaagaataaaaaaatttgtaactaaatatttaaaatcataaattagTGTTTTTAAGGTGAAATATTTACTCTAAATACTTTTATAATTTCTATTAATTTTCAGAACTTTTGACTTTGGAAATCACTTATCATCTAACctacaaaacaaaacaaaagtcaAATTAATTAGAGTAATGTCTTTActtctaattttcaaaaataaaaaacctcTTAGTTTTGTGTTGATTAAACATTGTAATTTTGTTTATTCACTAAAAgatacaataaaaataatatttattaggtattaaattaaaacttgaatatttttttaaaaaaagtatagATATTATCATATTAAATAGATggagaatattttaaaaattgggAGACCTTTTAAAGTACAATAATaaagtataataataataataaaaaaaaaaaaaaaactcaattgaCCCCAT
It contains:
- the LOC103500703 gene encoding protein BIG GRAIN 1-like B gives rise to the protein MDLWDKQLPEHPHGARHRRQNPSFSSSLLDAIYRSIDDTTGVQRQEHLIFYTAETMRNKQSSSSSSIDHHEIQDDRLNFRRACMIEKWMEKKVCEKVVVRRTSMADFDRKARNVRDRDFNHKLMNSSSSSSESSSGGGFSSSESETRSSSYTMQRPRPIRTEKPQFEGTYGDGIKVSIPNQKPKHENSFVKTKSKALKIYGDLKKVKQPISPGGRLATFLNSLFSGGSPKKQKFTNSSKQNDACMRKSKSAQGSTCSSASSFSRSCLSKTPSSGEKLINSGSTKRSVRFCPVSVILDEESRPCGHKSLQDELGLMAAATTLRNALRNDHCRGKEGSEEQQVMSMNHCYEKKNINGDDVYINREEDEDEDEEEDEDEDEDDAVSCSSSDLFELDNLSSIGIERYREELPVYETTHFNTNQAIANGLIL